Sequence from the Maribellus comscasis genome:
CCATAAAAATCATTGTTTTCATTCCATTCGAAACAGGCGAAGGGCATCGGATAGCGGTGTTCTTCAAACAGTGCCTTCTCGCCAGGGTTCCCATGAAAAACTGGAACCTTATTCATTCCGTTATTCTCTCCCGAAGGATTACCATAATAAATAATTCCGGGTAAGAAAGCATTTGGGAAACGGGCATTAACCTGCCATCGCACAGAGAGAGTCAGGGTATCAAGAGGAACTTCTCCAAGCCATTCAAAACGTCTAATGCATTTAATCCGATTATTTTGTTTTAAATAAGCATCTTGCAATTTTAACCGACCTTGCGGTAATTTAATCTCTCCATAAAAAACCTTCCAATCTCCTAAAATTTCATGCTTTTGTGGATTTGCATGCTTCCATGAAGTCGGCCAACCATTTTCCCATCTTGTAGCTATTGACCACAATCCTTCGTCCGGTGTAAATAAATGGCTCCTTCCATTTAGATAAATTATCGGGGTATTCCCATTTATTTTTAACTCTAACTCACCAGCATTTCCTAAAATACATTGCAGGAGAAAAACAACACATAAAATCTTTTGCATAATCAATCATTTATACATAAATACTTTTTCAAATAATTAATTCACCTTGGTTACAAATAAATAAATTCCACCGAGATTTCACCCAATACATGATTAATCCAAATCAGGCAAATAAAAATCAAAAGGCTTTTCTCTGTCACAAACTAACCAACCGCCTTCTATTTTCAATTTTGCAACCTGAATGGAAGAACGACGCAAGGAATAAGGCAATATTCCATCTTCATTGAGTTCAGCTTTAGTATGGAACTCCCTTCCCGGATGAGTGAAGTAAAATATATAGCATTATTATCAATAACAACCACATCGCCATGGGCACCGCTGGGTTTATCCTCCGTCCGCGATGAAGGTTGATTAAGGATAGGATAACTTTGTTTTTCCCAGTTTTCAAGATCGTTTGAACGATAAACTCCCATTCCAGCCCACTCATCGGTAATTAGCCAATAATATCCTTCAAATTCAAATATAATAGGCCCCTCATGCGGTTTATCGGCAATTACAGGATTTTTCCGCCATTCCCAGCTGTATAAATCATCACTTTCTGCAAGCCATGACTGACTGTTATCTTTGTACCACATTTTCCATGTGCCATCTTCTTGCTGAAAAAGTGTTCCGTCAATAACATCTTCCGACGACAATGAAAGCATTCCTTCAATCTTCCAATCCCATGCATTTTCACTGGTATAGTGTGCGATGCTTGATTTTCCTCCCCAATGATTTCTGACTCCCTTTTTGTATGTTACAAAAAGGTGATATTTCCCACTAAAATAAACAACATCAGGCGCCCAAAATGTGTTTTTCCCGTTTTCGAAATCCAGGTCGAGTTCACCCCGGTAAACCCAACTCTTACCATTATCACCTGACGATGCAATTCCAATATTGGTTCCAAAGCAATAAGCCACGTCAGCAGCATCAGCATTTGCTCTGCGTGCTGTATAAAACATCCACCATTCTTTTTCATAATTATTCCAGAAAACAACCGGATCAGCTGCCCCATCGTATACAGGATCTCTGAATAATGGAGCCGGAGCCTGTCGAATCTCTTGCGCAGTAAGTGTTAAGGTCAAAAGCACAAAAGCAAGTAATAAACTACACACTAAAAATCTATCAAATGATTTTTTCATTACGTTAATTTGTTATTCAGTTTTCAGTTGCGGGAAAGCAGAGATTCTAAGCCTAGCAGCTCCCATTGGAATCATGGTCAGATCTTCAACAGGCCCGAAAGTTTTTACCGGATAACCTGGTAACACATCCACAAGTCCATATTGGTCGATTCCCCAGGAAGGTATTTTTCTACCTTTGCCTTTTAGTTCAATTGTAGAATTTTCAGCACTAAAGGGATAATCATCATTGGGCCAGCTCTTCCGGATTATTGTAAATGAATTTGCAGGATTTTCAACATCAACAATTAACCCGTAATTCCATGAGCTTGCCGGACTGATTTCATAAGAAGGCCATTTTTCAGGGTCAGCGCCTTCCTGCCATTTTGAATCCCAGATAGCTGTTTCAGCGCTGTTCAGTTCTTTAAATTCTTCTTCGATTTTCAAAGAAAATGTGAGTGGTCCATAATCCACGGAAACACTTTTTTGATTGACTTGCCACGTCCGTATTCCCAATTCCATTGGGAGGCCTAGCACTACCTTGTCACCATCTGTCCATTCGCGTTCAATCCGAAAATATGAACCAGAAACACCATCAACATTTACCTTTGTCCCGTTAATCTGAAGAGATGGATTGGTACACCATCCCGGTATGCGTAAATAAAGCGGGAAAATTGTATTTTCAGGAGTTTTCAGCTCAAACCTAATTTCATCTTCAAACGGATACCTGGTTTCCTGAATTAATAAAACCTCTGTGCCACTTCCCACTTTTGCATGAGTTTTACATGAATTGTACATTACTGCTGCCAACCCATTATCGTTGCTGGCCATTACCAGGTTTTGCGAATAGTATGGCAGTGCATGACCATGGTTGTGCTGGCAACAACGACTGCTAAAAGGATTCATTAAAAGAAACGGGCCATTATTGGCTATTCCCGGCGAATGATTCCTGGCATCCGCTGTTACACCATTGGGACAGGTAATGTATCGCAAAGCTTTCATATCATTAGTGAAAGCAGCCGGAAAGGAATTGAATAAGACATCTTCGCAGTTATCGGCCCAGAATGGGTCGCCTGTAATTCTTGTCAATATTCCATCTGAAGTCATCTGTTCTGCAAATCCACAGGTTTCAGTCCCTTGACGTGGATCAATATATCCCATACGGGCATTTTCGTCGGAACCAAACATTCCCCCCTGAACCTGTCCGAATGTGCGACGGATTAAGTCAAAATCATTGTATGTTGCTTTTAGGTGCGCCGAGTCACCTGTTTTCATAAAATAAGTGGCTGGTTCGCGAAAACACTGCGCAATATTCACGTTATGCCAGTTGGGAAGACTTGATTGTTGCATCCAGCCAGCCGTATTGCGATGAATCTTTTCTGCCAACTCCAGAAGCCAATCTTCACCTGTGATGTTGTAAAGCCAGTAAACACTGTAAAAGTTATCTCCTCCACGACTATTTTCCCAATAACTGGATAGAAATGCCTCATCAGGAACAGTCATTTCATACCTGAAATAATTTTCCATAAAATCGATTACACGTT
This genomic interval carries:
- a CDS encoding beta-L-arabinofuranosidase domain-containing protein; translation: MELFKRFTIILGLILILVLTLIISGCDESSVSSEVKVVSHPDLKSRNDYYLSNRQPLQPAHFIKLPLGSIKPDGWILKLLELQKEGLAGQLGEISAWLEKDNNAWLEQGGAHGWEEVPYWLRGYADMAFIFNDSNMKEETTVWIEAILASQQESGWFGPEMRNDRTNFLDFWPNMIVLFILQDYYEYSGDERVIDFMENYFRYEMTVPDEAFLSSYWENSRGGDNFYSVYWLYNITGEDWLLELAEKIHRNTAGWMQQSSLPNWHNVNIAQCFREPATYFMKTGDSAHLKATYNDFDLIRRTFGQVQGGMFGSDENARMGYIDPRQGTETCGFAEQMTSDGILTRITGDPFWADNCEDVLFNSFPAAFTNDMKALRYITCPNGVTADARNHSPGIANNGPFLLMNPFSSRCCQHNHGHALPYYSQNLVMASNDNGLAAVMYNSCKTHAKVGSGTEVLLIQETRYPFEDEIRFELKTPENTIFPLYLRIPGWCTNPSLQINGTKVNVDGVSGSYFRIEREWTDGDKVVLGLPMELGIRTWQVNQKSVSVDYGPLTFSLKIEEEFKELNSAETAIWDSKWQEGADPEKWPSYEISPASSWNYGLIVDVENPANSFTIIRKSWPNDDYPFSAENSTIELKGKGRKIPSWGIDQYGLVDVLPGYPVKTFGPVEDLTMIPMGAARLRISAFPQLKTE